The Gemmatimonadaceae bacterium DNA window GAGTTGGCGGCGTCTGAGAAGGCCGCGAACAAATAGAGATTGGTTTTGCGTTCCGGCATCTCCAGGCGGCTACCCGAGCTCGAGCCGCGAGCATCAGCCGCGAGCATGAGCCTCAGCCAGCAAAACGAAGTTGCAGCTCAACGCTCATGCTGAAAGCTGCCACTCGGGGCTCGGCTCGACCCAACTTTCGAGATGTCCGCCGCGCAACGGAGAGCTCGAACGAGAGTCACAGACCTCAGACCTCAGATCACTTCGATAGAGCGTAGTTGGTGTACCTCCCGTCCTCCGTCACCTCTCGCTCCACGAACTCCGCGAGCCAGCCGGGCACCAGCACCCGCTGGTCGACCGCGCTCAACTCGACCTCCGCAAACCAAAGCCCGGATCGGTCGAGAAACTCGTCGATCTCCCAGATGAGATCCCCTTCAGCCACTTGGTATCGCCGCTTCTCGATGCGGTGCCCAAGCGTGAGCGGCCAAACCGCCGAGAAAAACCGCTCGTCGGTCTCCTCCTCGATCTCGAGCCTGGAGATTCCCGAACCAGATTTTATGGTCCGGTAGTAGCGCACCGTGTCATCGCTTTTCGTTCGGCGAACGCGCTCGTTGATGCGGCGCCCTGGCAGATACCCTTGATCGATGTGCAGGGCGGGCGCGGTCGTCGCCCGTGGCGGAAGACCGACAAGAAGATATTTGCGCTCGATCTCGCGGTTGCCATTGGCCACCGCGGATTGTACATCGAATTGTCCGAGATTGGCGAACTGGTCTCTGAGGCACGGTCGGGATCCCTGATCAACCGCCGCACTCGAATCGTTCCGGTCCACCGGTCCACCGGTCCACCGGCCCACCCGTCCACCCGTCCACCCGCTCCCGTCATGCTCCAAGAACTCCTCCAACCCGGCATTCCAATTCTCGAGAAGCTGCTCCGGACGCTCGTCGTCTACGGATTCCTTCTCATCGGGCTTCGATTAGCCGGGAAACGCGAGCTGTCGCAGATAAACCCGTTTGATCTCGTCGTCCTGCTCCTGTTGTCGAACACGGTGCAGAACGCGATCATCGGGAACGACAATTCGCTCACGGGCGGCATCATCGGAGCGGCGGCGCTGCTGCTGATCAACGCGGTGGTCGTCCGGATGCTCTATCACTACGGCGAGTTGGACAAGGTCGAGGGAAAGCCCGACGACCTCATTCGCAACGGCCGCATTCTCCGTCATCACCTCGAGCGCGAGCTGATCACGGTCGCCGAGTTGGAGGCCGCGGCGAGACGGCAAGGCATCGAGTCACTCGCCCACGTGAACTCGTGCAGACTCGAAACGGGCGGCGCGCTCACGTTCATCCAGCGACACCCCACGGAGGACGAGACGCGGCACCACGAGACGCTGGGCCTGCTCGGCCAGCTCGAGGCGCGTCAGCGAGCGATGGTCGAGCAGCTCGCCGCGCTGGAGCGGAAGATCGCGGGGACCACGGGCACCACACCCTGAGCCCAGGCCGCGCCCGACAACTCGTTCACGACGGACGCGCGCAGCGCGTCGATGACGGACTCGCCGACGTCCGTGCGCCAGGGCGGCGTCGCGAGCACTCCGCGCGCCCATTCGCCGCGCATGCTCGACGGATAGTACCGCGCGCGCCGGATCGCCGCGCCACGCGCGCGCGCGTCGATCGCGAGCGAAAGCAGCCGGTCGCGCGCGGCCGCTTCGGGCGACTTGCCGGTCGGGCAGAGCGCGGTCGACGCGGGGCCGAGCATCGAGGCGTTCGCCTGCGTGTTCGGCGAGCGCCCGAGTTGCTGCCACACGATTCGCCAGGACACCGGCGTGTCGAGCACCCGGCGCACGAGCAGCGTCGGATCGATGACGGCGGGATCGGACCACTGCGATTCGAACGCATCGCGCGCGGAGTCCGGAATGAACGTCATCTGCGCCAGAGCGCCGAGCAGCGATTCCGCGCCTGCCGTTCCGACGATCGCCGGTGCGCCGGCGGCGTAACCCGGCAGCATAGGGTCCTGCACCGCCGTGAGAAAGCCGTTCGACCGCCCCTGCGCGGCGAGCGTCGACGACACGAACCAGTCCACGCTCCGAGCGAACAGCTCCGCGGGGCGATCGTTGTGCGACGGCGCGCTCGGCCCGCCGCCGCCGAGACCGCGAATCACGCGAGCTTCGGCGAGGCCGCGCACCGATTCGGCGAGCGCGCCGTGTCGATCCTCCATCGCTCGATCGGTGCTGTACCCGCGGCCGTTGGCGTACATCCGGCGAGCGGTCTGCCAGTCGAGGTCGTGCGAGAGCTCATGCGCGATCGTCCCCGCGGACGACGCGATCGACAGCTGGATCGTGCGCGTGCGCGGGTCGTGCATCGCGAGCGCCGAGTCGGGGAGCGTCTGATTGCCGAACTGCACGTGCAGGCCGGCGAACGACACCGCCGGGAAAACGCGGCGCATGTCCTGAAGTGCGGTCTGGAGCGAGCCGAGGTAGTACGGACGCCACGCGCGCGGCACGTCGCGTCCGAACGTGATCGACGCGAGCTCGAACTCGTCAGCCAGCTCCGCGGAGCTGACGGTCGAGTCGCCGGGCAACCACGGACGCTCCTGCGCGTAGGCGCGTAGCGCGACGGCGTCGGAGAGCAGCGAGCGCGCCGCCACGCGATGCACGGAGTCGGATGCTTGCGGCGCCACGTCGTACGCCGCGGCGAGCGTCTCTTCGTTCGTCGCCGGCTGCGCGCGCTCGTTGCGAAGACGAGAAGCGACGACGATCGGCGCCGAAGGCGGGAGGTCGGCTCCGAGCTCACTCGCCCGATTGGCGAAGTGACGTCCGAGCAGCGGCTGCGTCGCGCGCTGAGCGAGTCGTGGCGCCGGCGTCCTCTCGAGCGTGTCGAGGGCGCGCACGAGCGCCGGTACGGCATTCATCGCTTCGGTACGCAGGTCGGCGTCGAGCGGCTCGGCGGCGGGGCGTTCGACGCGGAAGGCTGTAGCTTCACGGCGGTCCTCGAGAAGCGAGAGGACATCGCGGTTCTCGGGATCGCGCAGCGCGTCGGCAAACAGGTCGTCGAGGTCGCGCTGGGCGAGCACACGATCGCGGACGAGGGCCGCCGCTTCCGTGGCAACACCCACGGCCGGCGAGGCCACCGCCGCCTTCCCCGCGCTGATCATGTACGCGAGGCGTACGGCCAGCTCACCCGCGCGCGGGTCAGATGCCGATTCGACTGCCCGCTCGATGAGCGCGAGCTGCTGCGAGCCCGTCGCGCCGTGTCCGTCCGCGTCCCAAGGTCCGAGACCGTCGAGCGCCGCGGAGTCCACGACGTACGCGTCACCGCGGCGTAGCCGCCCCAACAGCGCCCACACGACGCTTGTCCGAAGCGCAGGGTCGGCATCGAGGCGTGGATCGTCCAACGCCTGATCCACGAGGCGAAATGGGCTGCCGAGGCCGAGCCGTAGACGCTCCAGGTAGTTGAGGCTGACCGTGAGCGCGTCGCCGCGAGCGCCACGGGGGCTCGCGTTTCGCGCGAGCACGATCGTGGAATCGAAGTACGACGTCGACCTCATGAGTTGCGAGGCGGCGTCGGCATCGATGGAGGGCCGCTGGTGCATCGCGCCGAGAATGAGGGCGGCGACGAACAGAGCGGCCGTGACGAGGAGAGAAAAGCGGCGAACTACGTCCATCGTTTGTTCGTACCCATGGCGGGCCGTCGGGTTGCCGAACCACTCGGCGCCCCGTCTATCCTACTACCGTGCACCTCTACTACATGACTAAACCGCTCGACAGGTGGACAGGTAGACGGGTGGACAGGTTCTGTCCGCTCGTCCGCCGACTGGTTCGATTCACGCTCGCGGCTGGGTTCGCGCTGGGTGGATCTCGCGTCGCCGCTCAGACCCCACGTCTTACAATGGAGCCGCGCCGCCCGAATGGTGGGACACTTACTCGCTTGACGATCGACCGACTCGACGGGCACGCCGACTCGGTGGTGTCGGTCGCCGGCGAGATGGCCGGCGAGCCGCTGCACTTCCTCGACGCCGGCACGGACAAGCTCGAAGCGCTCGGGGCCATTCCGGTCGAGGTGTCGGACTCGGTCGTGGCGAATGTGGTCATCGGGCGCGCGTCCGGGAAGGCCGACACTCTCCGGCTCAAGCTCCCGTACCCGCACCAGGCTCCGCCGCCGTCGGCGATGGGCTCTCGCGGCAAGGCCAAGGGTGCGAGCCGTCTCAGGGTCGACCGTCGTTTCACCGCACGCCCAGACTCCGCGACCGAGGCGCGCGTCGAGCATGAGAACGAGCTCGCGCGCGAGGTCGGTCGCAAGGCGCAGGAAACGCCCGCGCTCTGGCAGGCGCCCTTCACTCGGCCGAGGAGTGCCAAGGTGACGAGCAAATTCGGCAGTGGCCGCGTGTTCAACGGCCGCGTGTCGAGCAGCCACCTCGGCGTCGACTACCGCGGCGCGATGGGGGATCCGATCTACGCGGCGAACCGCGGCGTCGTGGCTCTGGTGGACACGTTTTTCCTCGCGGGGAACGTCGTGTACATCAACCACGGAAACGGGCTCGTGACGGGCTACTTCCATATGAGCCAGCCGGAGGTGGCGATCGGCGACACGGTGGAGAAAGGACAGGAGATCGGGCGGGTCGGCGCGACCGGGCGTGTGACCGGGCCACACCTGCACTGGAGCGCGCGCTTTGGAGCTTTGACAATCGATCCGGCCGATCTGTTGTCTCTCGGTCCGCCGTTTGTAACGGCGCCGACATCGAAGGCCGGCGAGCGCTCGACTGCGACCGCCCGTAAGAGTTCCGCGAGGGCGGTCGCCAAGCGCTGAGTGACTCCCCGTCGGCATTCACGCGCCGAAACGGCCCGAGGGCTTCCGCGCGACCAGTGCAATACTGACGATACGGCCGGTCAGTATTGCCTTCTATGAGGCCGTTTCTGTCAAGCGTCCTTCAGTGGGTAAAGCAGGTTGCTGAGGCCCGGGCACGGCGGGCCTTTCGCAGTGGTGGTTCCGACGATTCGCGGTTCGCGGTCTCTCAGGGTCGGATCGCGCTGCGATCACGACGGCCTTCTATCCGTGCCCGGCAGCGCCGGGACACCAGCTCCAGCATGCGTGGATTGCAGCACCGCGGCGGGACGAGGGTCTCCTTCTCGGCTACGGGTCGCGTCTGCGACACCCGGCAATACTACGACGGACACTCGTCACCGCGATCATCGTCCCATGTCACGGGAATCAGTCGCGTCCTACGCTTTGAGCATCGCGCCCTCCGGCAGTTGATCGAAGGCGACCCAGCGCCACAAGGCGACGAGCAGCTTTCGCGCGAGCGCGACGATGCCGATCCGTCGCAGCCGTGGGCCGCCGGCGCCGAAACGCCGCTGGTACCATCGACTCAACGCACTCTGCGGCTGATACCGCAGCCAAAACCAGGCGCTTTCGACCGCCAGCGAGCGCAGACGCGCATTGCCGTGTTTCGCGATCCCGAGCTCGCGGCGCGTGTCGCCGCTTTGCGACGGGGTTGGCGTGAGGCCAAGGAGGCTTCCGACTTGGCGCCGATTCCGGAATCCGCGCCACGCGAAGAGTTCCGTCGCCCAGACCCATGCGAGCGTCCGCCCCACGGCGCGCAGCTGCGTGAGTTTCCGACTGATGCACGCGGCGTCATCGTCGGCTGCCATCGCCTGGCGGCGCTCCCGCTCGAGCGCGCGGAGCGCCTCGCCCACGCGCGCTAAGCGCGCCCACTCGTGCGCGCATCGCGCCAAACATTGGGGGGGCAGCGCTGACCCATCCCACCGTCGTACTCTCCGCAGCGCGGCGATGACATCCCCGCGCAACCGGACCATCACCCCCTGATTTGCGAGAAGTCCCTGCAATCGGTTGCGAAGGCGCGTCTGCTCCTGGATCAACGTCCCGCGTTCTCGCTCGAGGTGC harbors:
- a CDS encoding YetF domain-containing protein, which encodes MLQELLQPGIPILEKLLRTLVVYGFLLIGLRLAGKRELSQINPFDLVVLLLLSNTVQNAIIGNDNSLTGGIIGAAALLLINAVVVRMLYHYGELDKVEGKPDDLIRNGRILRHHLERELITVAELEAAARRQGIESLAHVNSCRLETGGALTFIQRHPTEDETRHHETLGLLGQLEARQRAMVEQLAALERKIAGTTGTTP
- a CDS encoding IS110 family transposase — its product is MLTVTTRREREATSQERAPLYLSFELGEREWKLAFATGLGARPRHRTLRARDLERLDAEIALAKDRLQLAESTQVVSCYEAGREGFWLHRALVARRIANVVVDAASIEVNRRLRRAKADRLDNEKLVEMLMRFHAGERRVWHVVTVPSEVDEDRRHLERERGTLIQEQTRLRNRLQGLLANQGVMVRLRGDVIAALRRVRRWDGSALPPQCLARCAHEWARLARVGEALRALERERRQAMAADDDAACISRKLTQLRAVGRTLAWVWATELFAWRGFRNRRQVGSLLGLTPTPSQSGDTRRELGIAKHGNARLRSLAVESAWFWLRYQPQSALSRWYQRRFGAGGPRLRRIGIVALARKLLVALWRWVAFDQLPEGAMLKA
- a CDS encoding M23 family metallopeptidase, producing the protein MTIDRLDGHADSVVSVAGEMAGEPLHFLDAGTDKLEALGAIPVEVSDSVVANVVIGRASGKADTLRLKLPYPHQAPPPSAMGSRGKAKGASRLRVDRRFTARPDSATEARVEHENELAREVGRKAQETPALWQAPFTRPRSAKVTSKFGSGRVFNGRVSSSHLGVDYRGAMGDPIYAANRGVVALVDTFFLAGNVVYINHGNGLVTGYFHMSQPEVAIGDTVEKGQEIGRVGATGRVTGPHLHWSARFGALTIDPADLLSLGPPFVTAPTSKAGERSTATARKSSARAVAKR